The following proteins come from a genomic window of Pyxidicoccus sp. MSG2:
- a CDS encoding MaoC family dehydratase, with product MPARKLYFESIRVGDELPALAKAPVDRVQLSRYAGASGDYNPVHVDEVYAKSVGMPSVYAPGMLVMGMLGQLISDWARGGQMRRYNVRFIKMVWPGDTVVCKGRVSDRHGTGGRYFVEIDLWAENQRGELVMKGTSQIQLFFSLEDENRQRSGQAPIVVEVPRESLSTAAPAATAASGEGAPEEGEEGDERRTGASSKKTAPREKPAAKTASLPAAKKAKK from the coding sequence ATGCCCGCGCGCAAGCTGTACTTCGAGTCCATCCGCGTAGGCGACGAGCTGCCGGCCCTGGCCAAGGCCCCCGTCGACCGCGTGCAGCTGTCCCGCTATGCCGGCGCCTCCGGTGACTACAACCCCGTCCACGTGGACGAGGTCTACGCCAAGAGCGTGGGCATGCCGAGCGTCTACGCTCCCGGCATGCTCGTGATGGGCATGCTCGGCCAGCTCATCAGCGACTGGGCCCGCGGCGGCCAGATGCGGCGCTACAACGTGCGCTTCATCAAGATGGTGTGGCCGGGCGACACCGTCGTCTGCAAGGGCCGCGTCAGCGACAGGCACGGCACCGGCGGCCGCTACTTCGTCGAAATCGACCTCTGGGCGGAGAACCAGCGCGGCGAGCTGGTGATGAAGGGCACCTCGCAGATCCAGCTCTTCTTCTCCCTCGAGGACGAGAACCGGCAGCGCTCCGGCCAGGCCCCCATCGTCGTGGAAGTCCCCCGGGAGAGCCTGAGCACCGCCGCTCCGGCCGCCACCGCCGCCAGCGGCGAGGGCGCCCCCGAGGAGGGCGAGGAAGGGGACGAGCGCCGCACCGGCGCCTCCTCCAAGAAGACCGCCCCCCGGGAGAAGCCCGCCGCCAAGACGGCGTCCCTTCCCGCCGCCAAGAAGGCGAAGAAGTAG
- a CDS encoding acyl-CoA dehydrogenase has protein sequence MSAGINTYKTDLREIFFTLFEQFGFGQVSGQAPYEAWGPDEAKAVLTETYRFAREVLGPLNSVGDREGCRVENGSVFTPTGFKDAWKKLYEQGFKTVAVDPEHGGQGAPMMLQVTVEELLSGSNTAFNMYPGLAFGAAEVIAECGTPAQQKMYVERMLNGTWGGTMCLTEPHAGSDVGAAKSTARRNADGTYNIRGTKIFISGGDHDMADNIIHLVLARIDGASPGTKGLSLFIVPKLRINADGSAGKANDVGVGSIEHKMGINGSATCVINFGESDACIGELVGTVEHVGMSQMFKMMNGARIAVGIQGLGLASAAYYNALDYAKDRKQGSHFTKWKDPTAPRAAIIEHPDVRRMLLDIKAHVEGIRSLIIKLAMHLDKARQLAGKDDDAATYHKGQVELLTPLVKAYGSDQAFRLCAQAIQVYGGAGYIQDYPVEQYTRDSKIFSIYEGTNHIQAMDLVGRKLGQAGGTHFQQFMGDVGAFIEANREHAVYGEAVKTLASAQEAVMSSAMTVFSWSQDGAKFPLIPLSANRFLQMMSELAVGWLLLDAALIADKAQASVSAEHPDRAFYEGKKFSALYYARNVLPGVEQAARMIATEDTSPMDISDAAFGSV, from the coding sequence ATGTCCGCCGGCATCAACACCTACAAGACCGACCTCAGAGAAATCTTCTTCACGCTGTTCGAGCAGTTCGGCTTCGGCCAGGTGTCCGGCCAGGCCCCGTACGAGGCCTGGGGCCCGGACGAGGCCAAGGCGGTGCTCACGGAGACGTACCGCTTCGCGCGCGAGGTGCTCGGGCCCCTCAACTCGGTGGGCGACCGCGAGGGCTGCCGGGTGGAGAACGGCTCCGTCTTTACCCCCACCGGCTTCAAGGACGCGTGGAAGAAGCTCTATGAGCAGGGCTTCAAAACCGTCGCCGTGGACCCCGAGCACGGTGGCCAGGGCGCGCCGATGATGCTCCAGGTGACGGTGGAGGAGCTGCTGTCGGGCTCCAACACCGCGTTCAACATGTACCCCGGCCTGGCCTTCGGCGCCGCCGAGGTCATCGCCGAGTGCGGGACGCCCGCCCAGCAGAAGATGTACGTGGAGCGCATGCTCAACGGGACGTGGGGCGGCACCATGTGCCTCACCGAGCCGCACGCCGGCTCCGACGTGGGCGCGGCCAAGTCCACCGCCCGCCGCAACGCCGACGGCACCTACAACATCCGCGGCACCAAGATCTTCATCTCGGGCGGCGACCACGACATGGCGGACAACATCATCCACCTCGTGCTCGCGCGCATCGACGGTGCCTCGCCGGGCACCAAGGGCCTGTCGCTGTTCATCGTCCCCAAGCTGCGCATCAACGCGGACGGCAGCGCCGGCAAGGCGAACGACGTGGGCGTGGGCTCCATCGAGCACAAGATGGGCATCAACGGCTCCGCCACCTGTGTCATCAACTTCGGTGAGAGCGACGCGTGTATCGGTGAGCTCGTCGGTACCGTCGAGCACGTCGGCATGAGCCAGATGTTCAAGATGATGAACGGCGCGCGCATCGCCGTGGGCATCCAGGGCCTCGGGCTCGCGTCGGCCGCGTACTACAACGCGCTCGACTACGCGAAGGACCGCAAGCAGGGCTCGCACTTCACCAAGTGGAAGGACCCGACCGCGCCCCGCGCCGCCATCATCGAGCACCCGGACGTCCGGCGCATGCTGCTGGACATCAAGGCGCACGTGGAGGGCATCCGCTCGCTCATCATCAAGCTGGCCATGCACCTGGACAAGGCGCGCCAGCTGGCCGGCAAGGACGACGACGCGGCCACCTACCACAAGGGCCAGGTGGAGCTGCTAACCCCGCTGGTGAAGGCCTACGGCTCCGACCAGGCCTTCCGCCTGTGCGCCCAGGCCATCCAGGTCTACGGCGGCGCCGGCTACATCCAGGACTATCCGGTGGAGCAGTACACGCGCGACTCGAAGATCTTCTCCATCTACGAGGGCACCAACCACATCCAGGCCATGGACCTGGTGGGCCGCAAGCTGGGTCAGGCCGGCGGCACGCACTTCCAGCAGTTCATGGGTGACGTGGGCGCCTTCATCGAGGCCAACCGCGAGCACGCCGTGTACGGCGAGGCCGTGAAGACGCTGGCGTCCGCGCAGGAGGCCGTCATGTCCAGTGCGATGACGGTGTTCAGCTGGTCCCAGGACGGCGCGAAGTTCCCGCTGATTCCGCTCTCCGCCAACCGCTTCCTGCAGATGATGTCCGAGCTGGCGGTGGGCTGGCTGCTGCTGGACGCCGCCCTCATCGCCGACAAGGCCCAGGCCTCCGTGTCCGCGGAACACCCGGACCGCGCCTTCTACGAGGGCAAGAAGTTCAGCGCCCTCTACTACGCGCGCAACGTGCTGCCCGGCGTGGAGCAGGCCGCGCGGATGATTGCCACCGAGGACACCTCGCCGATGGACATCTCGGACGCGGCCTTCGGCTCCGTCTGA
- a CDS encoding ExbD/TolR family protein, whose amino-acid sequence MAMGKTPGDNEGEEGVFAEINITPLTDIFLVLLIIFMVTSSVIVQQGPGGGAKAGLKVNLPKGGAADVTARSTDLSVAVLADGRYVLAGNVVSEEELRKTFDDAKLKDPDTVVIVQADEGVSHGTVVQVMELAKKAGLGQLAIGVREGD is encoded by the coding sequence ATGGCCATGGGAAAGACTCCGGGGGACAACGAGGGCGAAGAGGGCGTCTTCGCCGAAATCAACATCACCCCCCTCACCGACATCTTCCTGGTGCTGCTCATCATCTTCATGGTGACCAGCTCCGTCATCGTCCAGCAGGGGCCCGGCGGCGGCGCCAAGGCCGGCCTGAAGGTGAACCTGCCCAAGGGCGGCGCCGCGGACGTCACCGCGCGCAGCACCGATTTGTCCGTGGCGGTGCTCGCCGACGGGCGCTACGTGCTCGCCGGCAACGTCGTCTCCGAGGAGGAGCTGCGCAAGACGTTCGACGACGCGAAGCTCAAGGACCCGGACACCGTCGTCATCGTCCAGGCGGACGAGGGCGTCTCCCACGGCACCGTGGTGCAGGTGATGGAGCTGGCGAAGAAGGCCGGCCTCGGCCAGCTCGCCATCGGCGTGCGCGAGGGCGACTAG
- a CDS encoding MotA/TolQ/ExbB proton channel family protein: protein MSLNDILHYLRLGGVTLALLLLASVIALVVAVERLIALWGVSERSRTLGEAVNKHLLRGDVVAARTAAERSDSVAADIFLAGFDRMERSRTTGGAGVEAAVERERAQVGLKLRRNLWMLATIGSITPFVGLFGTVAGIMRSFKDLGLDVEAGGTGGSAAVMTGISEALVATAVGILVAVQAMFFYNYFQARLSRVLVELRLLGDEFVELLKERASGAPLPPEPAPNRESQPPAVPRPDPKLA from the coding sequence ATGAGCCTGAACGACATCCTCCATTACCTTCGCCTGGGCGGCGTCACCCTCGCCCTGTTGCTGCTGGCCTCCGTCATCGCGCTGGTCGTCGCCGTGGAGCGGCTCATCGCCCTATGGGGGGTGAGCGAGCGCTCCCGCACCCTGGGCGAGGCGGTGAACAAGCACCTGCTGCGCGGCGACGTGGTCGCGGCCCGCACCGCCGCCGAGCGCTCGGACTCGGTGGCCGCCGACATCTTCCTCGCCGGCTTCGACCGCATGGAGCGCTCCCGCACCACTGGGGGCGCCGGCGTGGAGGCGGCCGTGGAGCGCGAGCGCGCCCAGGTGGGACTGAAGCTGCGCCGCAACCTGTGGATGCTGGCCACCATCGGCTCGATCACCCCCTTCGTCGGCCTGTTCGGCACCGTGGCGGGCATCATGCGTTCCTTCAAGGACCTGGGCCTGGACGTGGAGGCCGGCGGCACCGGCGGCAGCGCGGCCGTGATGACGGGCATCTCCGAGGCGCTCGTCGCCACCGCGGTGGGCATCCTCGTCGCGGTGCAGGCCATGTTCTTCTACAACTACTTCCAGGCCCGCCTGTCGCGCGTGCTGGTGGAGCTGCGCCTGCTGGGCGACGAGTTCGTGGAGCTGCTCAAGGAGCGCGCCTCGGGCGCCCCCCTGCCCCCCGAGCCGGCCCCCAATCGTGAGTCCCAGCCGCCCGCCGTGCCGCGCCCGGACCCGAAGCTCGCGTAG
- a CDS encoding DUF4292 domain-containing protein, which yields MNRAAAAIFLAVLCSACPKRIEFGPEGELTDAKVVYQRVRENQDNILSLEGDSKMRVESPQGSGTLSMFVSVTRPAMLHLETFDFFNRPLASLVSDGNGFGLYQTETNTYFQGPASPENVSRFLPVVLPNQELVAIMLGQVPLIPPERMTLALDRKEGVYVLTLHSGPATQVLHVHTKYLRVMKSQVRGVPGYDLGFDDFQEKGALIFPGKVELVAEQAKTQLQLRYQQISLNGRPDLTLYELLPPEGAKVVEVDERGRELPAGAPSQPPSSTEPAPAVPGS from the coding sequence ATGAACCGCGCAGCCGCCGCAATCTTCCTGGCAGTCCTCTGTTCCGCGTGCCCCAAGCGAATCGAGTTCGGTCCCGAGGGTGAACTCACCGACGCGAAGGTCGTCTACCAGCGCGTCCGCGAGAATCAGGACAACATCCTGTCCCTGGAGGGCGACTCCAAGATGCGCGTCGAGTCCCCGCAGGGCAGCGGCACCCTGAGCATGTTCGTCTCCGTCACCCGGCCGGCCATGCTGCACCTGGAGACGTTCGACTTCTTCAACCGCCCGCTCGCCTCCCTGGTGTCGGACGGGAATGGCTTTGGCCTGTATCAGACGGAGACCAACACCTACTTCCAGGGGCCCGCGAGCCCGGAGAACGTGTCGCGCTTCCTGCCGGTGGTGCTGCCCAACCAGGAACTGGTGGCCATCATGCTCGGCCAGGTGCCCCTCATCCCCCCGGAGCGGATGACGTTGGCGCTGGACCGCAAGGAAGGTGTCTACGTGTTGACGCTCCACAGCGGGCCCGCCACCCAGGTACTCCACGTGCACACCAAATACCTGCGCGTGATGAAGAGCCAGGTGCGGGGCGTCCCCGGGTACGACCTGGGCTTCGACGACTTCCAGGAGAAGGGCGCCCTCATCTTCCCCGGCAAGGTGGAGCTGGTGGCCGAGCAGGCGAAGACGCAGCTGCAGTTGCGCTACCAGCAGATCTCCCTCAACGGGCGGCCGGACCTCACGCTCTACGAGCTGCTCCCCCCGGAGGGGGCCAAGGTGGTGGAGGTGGACGAGCGCGGCCGGGAGCTGCCGGCCGGGGCACCCTCGCAGCCCCCCAGCTCGACCGAGCCCGCACCGGCGGTGCCGGGTTCCTGA
- a CDS encoding general secretion pathway protein GspE: protein MAQIKLGELLIKANVLQESQLKAALAEQAKWGGKLGEILVRMSLVSEDILVRALSKQLGMPAVNLDAVQMVPPHVKAKISSQTARDFSVLPLQLRDDGKTLVVAMSDPLNVRMLDELRAVTKCRIVPNVAGRSSIARAFQRIYEENAELEDADTNFKVVDAQGRTVVKNLKDLDPAAAAVAAAPAARPPPPPPAPAATRPSTETPAVRPAAPSGSPAELLRSVEDVQRKEVAALKAMVELLIEKGVFSREEYLAKVKR from the coding sequence ATGGCACAGATCAAGCTCGGAGAACTGCTGATCAAGGCGAATGTGCTCCAGGAGAGCCAGCTCAAGGCCGCGCTCGCCGAACAGGCGAAGTGGGGCGGAAAGCTGGGCGAAATCCTGGTCAGGATGAGCCTCGTCTCCGAGGACATCCTGGTGCGCGCGCTGTCCAAGCAGCTCGGCATGCCGGCGGTGAACCTGGACGCGGTGCAGATGGTGCCGCCGCACGTCAAGGCGAAGATTTCCTCGCAGACGGCGCGCGACTTCTCGGTGCTGCCGCTCCAGCTTCGCGACGACGGCAAGACGCTGGTGGTGGCGATGTCCGACCCGCTCAACGTGCGGATGCTGGACGAGCTGCGCGCCGTCACCAAGTGCCGCATCGTCCCCAACGTGGCGGGCCGCAGCTCCATCGCCCGGGCCTTCCAGCGCATCTACGAGGAGAACGCGGAGCTGGAGGACGCGGACACCAACTTCAAGGTGGTGGACGCCCAGGGCCGCACGGTGGTGAAGAACCTGAAGGACCTGGACCCGGCAGCGGCCGCCGTGGCCGCTGCTCCCGCGGCCCGTCCGCCGCCTCCTCCACCCGCGCCCGCCGCCACGCGCCCGAGCACGGAGACGCCCGCGGTGCGCCCGGCCGCTCCCAGCGGCAGCCCCGCGGAGCTGCTGCGCAGCGTGGAGGACGTGCAGCGCAAGGAGGTCGCCGCCCTCAAGGCGATGGTGGAGTTGCTCATCGAGAAGGGCGTCTTCTCGCGCGAGGAGTACCTCGCCAAGGTCAAGCGGTAG
- a CDS encoding general secretion pathway protein GspE: protein MRKKIGELLIEAGVVTEEQVRVALGRRGAPGHQRLGEVLVAQGLCTPADIARALAAQTGLPFVELPEDIPQAVTGLVSVDFQAEHRVVPFRVEVEGRSERIHIAVEDPGDLTLVDELRFQLRKQVRVFVVSSDDLDTALARARGEPLDIVEAEPLDEEPGTPPPPPVGTGASLEWDFPEPPKPPKPAPPPAPKPAAAAPARPTLRGSPPPPPVATPPPPPGADMLDDLLGVEPAAPAKPPPPPPADEAGAGGKPRVPVVLFGGAAQGAKPSMALTPTPQFSDEDLAVLDDIERISRGEEASLDTEKVKPARMVASLIRLLIRKGLIQEGEFLEELARK from the coding sequence ATGCGCAAGAAGATTGGTGAGCTGCTCATCGAGGCGGGTGTGGTGACGGAGGAGCAGGTCCGGGTTGCGCTCGGCCGCCGTGGTGCCCCGGGGCATCAGCGGCTGGGCGAGGTGCTCGTGGCCCAGGGGCTGTGCACGCCCGCGGACATCGCCCGTGCCCTGGCCGCACAGACCGGCCTGCCGTTCGTGGAGCTGCCGGAGGACATCCCCCAGGCCGTCACCGGGCTGGTGTCCGTGGACTTCCAGGCCGAGCACCGCGTGGTGCCCTTCCGCGTGGAGGTGGAGGGGCGCAGCGAGCGCATCCACATCGCCGTGGAGGACCCGGGTGACCTGACGCTGGTGGACGAGCTGCGCTTCCAGCTCCGCAAGCAGGTGCGCGTCTTCGTCGTCTCCTCGGACGACCTGGACACCGCGCTGGCCCGCGCCCGCGGCGAGCCGCTGGACATCGTGGAGGCCGAGCCGCTGGACGAGGAGCCGGGCACGCCTCCGCCTCCGCCGGTGGGTACGGGTGCCTCCCTGGAGTGGGACTTCCCGGAGCCCCCGAAGCCCCCGAAGCCCGCCCCCCCGCCCGCGCCGAAGCCGGCGGCGGCCGCCCCCGCCCGGCCCACGTTGCGCGGCTCGCCGCCGCCTCCACCCGTGGCGACGCCGCCGCCCCCGCCAGGCGCGGACATGCTGGATGACCTGCTGGGCGTGGAGCCCGCCGCCCCGGCGAAGCCTCCGCCGCCTCCGCCCGCTGACGAGGCCGGGGCCGGGGGCAAGCCCCGAGTGCCGGTGGTGCTGTTCGGCGGCGCGGCGCAGGGCGCGAAACCCTCCATGGCCCTCACGCCGACGCCGCAGTTCTCGGACGAGGACCTGGCCGTCCTCGACGACATCGAGCGCATCTCCCGGGGTGAGGAGGCTTCGCTGGACACGGAGAAGGTGAAGCCCGCCCGCATGGTGGCGAGCCTCATCCGCCTGCTCATCCGCAAGGGCCTCATCCAGGAAGGGGAGTTCCTGGAGGAGCTGGCGAGGAAGTGA